One genomic region from Chlamydiales bacterium STE3 encodes:
- a CDS encoding DNA polymerase III subunit alpha (Product derived from UniProtKB/Swiss-Prot:Q9Z7N8;Gene name derived from UniProtKB/Swiss-Prot:Q9Z7N8;EC number derived from UniProtKB/Swiss-Prot:Q9Z7N8), producing the protein MWVPLHVHSQYSILDALASIPDIAETSQKMGMSSVALTDHGNLFGAVDFYKACKEVKVKPIIGCEFYVAPASRFEKKKEYGQKTAFHLGLLAKNKQGYHNLAKLTSLGFIEGFYYHPRIDPSLIKQYSDGLICLSGCLSSKVAHEALNGTKESLIEEIRWYRDIFGEDYYLELQRHGMTEADLQADGMHLESWLYQNYLDYIEKQNKVNRLLMEVASDLKIKIVATNDSHYMQRQDWKAHEILLNVQSGEPCEIWEKDSFGNPKFRVANPKRRTYSSHELYFKSPEQMLEIFKDCPEAIENTLEVAEKCHVELDFKTKHYPTYVPPSLEGKSFTKEEQSRAAEEFLWELCRAGIAKRYTPDRLAKVREIYPDKDPMEIVRERLDYEMDVIVPKGMSDYLLIVWDFINWAKRNGIPMGPGRGSGAGSIVLYLIEVTDIEPLRFHLFFERFINPERISYPDIDVDICMDRREDVINYVLHKYGKDNIAQIITFGTMKAKMTIKDVGRVLSVPLSKVNEIAKLVPDDLNITLEKALEKDHDLKNMVDQDEDARRIMEIGKTLEGSIRNTGIHAAGIIISGEPLTNFIPICSAKDSEMPVTQYSMKPVEQVGMLKVDFLGLKTLTAIQTAVDGVLRSHGVSIDWVNLPLNDKPTFDLLNQGKTLGVFQLESAGMQDLARQLHLDKFEEIIAVGALYRPGPMDMIPSFINRKHGREAIENDHPWMKEILSETYGIMVYQEQVMQIASKLANYTLGEGDVLRRAMGKKDFEQMAQQRQKFIKGAQENTIDEETARLIFDKMEKFAAYGFNKSHAAAYGYLSYATAFLKANYPGEWMAALMTCDSHDISKVSKFIRECQAMEIAILLPDVNESEKQFLATSQGIRFAMSGIKGIGEGVVEAILSERKVGGRFNSLYHFVKRIDTRKVGKKAIEALIEAGCFDFTKWSRDALKLSLEPIFDAISADQKDASLGYMNLFSLMGDINEERFIRPPEVLRSTSLYEILLKEKELLGFFLTGHPMDSYRDILQRLSCIALGKGAELDHDAVFRSAFIVETVQVRFSNKSQKKFAILTIGDGYDSFELPIWPDLYEEKSFLLKENQLLYAVLQLNKKEETPRLSCKWFDDLTKASDAMIEDCDRIYDKVKQMSKRANYAKQVAQKQEVKKVEKAAPVAVTFALRTNLEKARLSQIVRLKEIFDNHRGQSPVVLNFYLKDRVLASLNIESRWGVTISPNLKAEVEKLEAFLIE; encoded by the coding sequence ATGTGGGTCCCACTCCACGTTCATTCTCAATATTCGATTTTAGATGCATTGGCTTCCATCCCTGATATTGCTGAGACAAGCCAAAAAATGGGAATGTCTTCTGTTGCTCTTACCGATCACGGGAATCTTTTTGGGGCGGTCGATTTCTACAAAGCGTGTAAAGAAGTAAAAGTAAAGCCAATTATAGGCTGTGAATTTTATGTTGCACCGGCGTCTCGTTTTGAAAAAAAGAAGGAATACGGGCAGAAAACGGCATTTCATTTGGGTCTTTTAGCTAAAAACAAGCAGGGCTATCATAATTTAGCAAAACTCACATCCCTTGGATTCATCGAAGGTTTTTACTATCACCCAAGAATTGATCCCTCCTTAATTAAACAATACAGTGATGGGTTGATCTGCCTTTCTGGCTGTTTGAGCAGCAAGGTTGCGCATGAAGCTCTTAATGGGACGAAGGAGAGCTTGATTGAAGAGATTCGCTGGTATCGAGATATTTTTGGAGAAGATTACTATCTTGAGCTTCAACGTCATGGCATGACCGAGGCTGACCTACAAGCAGACGGCATGCATCTTGAGTCTTGGCTATATCAGAACTATCTCGACTACATTGAAAAGCAAAATAAAGTGAACCGACTACTCATGGAAGTCGCTTCAGATTTAAAGATTAAAATCGTTGCAACAAATGATAGCCATTACATGCAGAGGCAGGATTGGAAGGCACATGAGATCTTGTTAAACGTACAATCTGGAGAACCCTGTGAGATATGGGAAAAGGACTCTTTCGGCAATCCTAAATTTCGCGTTGCAAATCCTAAAAGACGAACCTATTCATCTCATGAGTTATACTTTAAATCGCCAGAGCAAATGCTCGAGATCTTTAAAGATTGCCCTGAAGCTATTGAAAATACGTTAGAGGTTGCGGAAAAGTGCCACGTGGAACTTGACTTTAAGACTAAGCACTATCCTACATATGTCCCCCCGTCGCTTGAAGGGAAAAGCTTTACAAAAGAGGAGCAGTCCCGTGCTGCCGAAGAGTTTCTCTGGGAGCTTTGCCGTGCAGGCATCGCTAAACGTTACACCCCTGATAGATTAGCAAAAGTGAGGGAAATTTATCCTGACAAAGATCCTATGGAAATCGTTCGAGAACGTCTAGATTATGAAATGGATGTGATTGTTCCTAAGGGCATGAGTGATTATCTTTTGATCGTATGGGACTTTATCAATTGGGCGAAACGTAATGGCATTCCAATGGGGCCTGGGCGCGGGTCAGGAGCCGGTTCAATAGTTCTCTATTTAATAGAAGTCACAGATATCGAGCCGTTGCGCTTTCATCTCTTTTTTGAGCGTTTTATCAATCCAGAGCGTATTTCCTATCCAGATATAGACGTGGATATCTGTATGGATCGTCGCGAGGACGTTATTAACTATGTCTTGCACAAATACGGAAAAGATAACATTGCTCAGATCATCACCTTTGGTACGATGAAGGCTAAAATGACCATCAAGGATGTTGGTCGGGTTTTAAGTGTGCCTTTAAGTAAAGTGAATGAAATCGCTAAGCTCGTTCCGGATGATCTTAATATTACTCTTGAAAAAGCACTGGAAAAAGACCATGACTTAAAAAACATGGTCGATCAAGATGAAGATGCAAGACGTATTATGGAGATTGGAAAGACTCTGGAAGGCTCTATCCGTAATACAGGAATCCACGCTGCAGGGATCATTATTAGTGGAGAGCCGTTAACAAATTTCATCCCTATTTGTTCCGCAAAAGATTCTGAAATGCCTGTAACTCAGTATTCGATGAAGCCGGTAGAGCAGGTTGGCATGTTAAAGGTGGATTTTTTAGGGCTAAAAACACTTACGGCTATTCAAACAGCAGTTGATGGGGTCCTTCGCTCACATGGTGTATCGATAGATTGGGTGAACCTACCCCTCAATGATAAACCCACTTTTGATCTACTCAACCAAGGTAAAACTTTAGGTGTGTTCCAATTAGAATCTGCTGGTATGCAAGACCTTGCACGGCAGCTACATCTTGATAAATTTGAAGAAATTATCGCTGTCGGCGCACTTTACCGGCCGGGCCCCATGGATATGATTCCTTCATTTATCAACCGCAAGCACGGCCGAGAAGCAATCGAAAATGATCATCCTTGGATGAAAGAAATCTTAAGCGAAACCTATGGAATCATGGTTTACCAAGAACAGGTGATGCAAATTGCGAGTAAGCTTGCGAATTACACTCTTGGTGAAGGGGATGTATTGCGCCGTGCTATGGGGAAAAAAGACTTTGAGCAGATGGCGCAGCAGCGTCAAAAATTTATAAAAGGCGCCCAAGAAAATACGATCGATGAAGAGACTGCGCGGTTGATTTTCGACAAAATGGAAAAATTTGCTGCCTATGGGTTCAATAAATCTCATGCTGCTGCCTATGGCTATTTATCCTATGCCACAGCTTTTCTGAAGGCCAATTATCCAGGTGAGTGGATGGCTGCTTTGATGACATGCGATAGCCATGATATCAGTAAAGTTTCCAAATTCATTCGTGAATGTCAGGCTATGGAGATTGCTATTTTGCTGCCTGATGTGAATGAGTCTGAAAAGCAATTCCTCGCGACTTCGCAAGGAATCCGTTTTGCTATGTCTGGCATTAAAGGCATTGGGGAAGGCGTTGTTGAAGCGATCCTGTCCGAGCGCAAAGTGGGAGGAAGATTCAATAGTCTTTACCACTTTGTGAAAAGGATCGACACGCGAAAAGTTGGGAAAAAAGCGATCGAAGCTTTAATAGAGGCGGGATGTTTTGATTTTACGAAATGGTCGCGCGATGCTTTGAAGCTGTCGTTGGAGCCTATTTTTGATGCTATTTCAGCGGACCAAAAAGACGCCTCTTTAGGATACATGAACCTTTTTTCTTTAATGGGTGATATTAATGAAGAGCGTTTTATAAGACCCCCAGAGGTCCTTAGATCGACCTCGCTTTATGAGATTTTATTAAAGGAAAAAGAGCTCCTAGGTTTTTTTCTTACTGGCCATCCTATGGACAGTTATCGAGATATCTTACAAAGGCTTTCCTGTATAGCACTAGGTAAGGGTGCTGAGCTTGACCACGACGCTGTTTTCCGCTCTGCTTTTATTGTAGAGACTGTGCAGGTACGCTTCAGCAATAAATCACAGAAAAAATTTGCTATTTTGACGATTGGCGATGGTTACGATAGCTTTGAGCTTCCGATATGGCCTGATTTGTATGAGGAAAAAAGCTTTCTCCTTAAAGAAAATCAGCTGCTCTATGCTGTTTTGCAGCTTAACAAAAAGGAAGAAACACCTCGTCTTTCTTGCAAATGGTTCGATGATTTGACGAAAGCAAGTGATGCGATGATTGAGGATTGCGATCGTATCTACGACAAAGTTAAGCAAATGAGTAAGCGGGCTAACTATGCTAAGCAGGTTGCTCAAAAACAAGAGGTCAAAAAAGTGGAAAAGGCTGCTCCTGTTGCTGTCACATTTGCTTTAAGAACAAATTTAGAGAAAGCTCGCTTGAGTCAAATTGTAAGATTAAAAGAAATTTTTGATAATCATCGGGGACAAAGCCCGGTTGTTTTGAATTTCTATTTAAAAGATAGGGTTTTAGCTTCCTTAAATATTGAAAGCCGTTGGGGGGTAACGATCTCTCCCAATTTAAAGGCAGAAGTAGAGAAATTGGAAGCTTTTTTAATAGAATAA
- a CDS encoding putative hexose phosphate transport protein (Product derived from UniProtKB/Swiss-Prot:Q9Z7N9;Gene name derived from UniProtKB/Swiss-Prot:Q9Z7N9), with protein MSKIFSLLKPAPYLEEIQDKEEVGNLYHYWRLRILYSMFVGYALYYFTRKSFTFAMPGLMADLGFEKSELGLLASIFSITYGVSKFASGIVSDQSNPRYFMAIGLFLTGLLNIFFGFSSSLILFSIFWGLNGWFQGFGWPACARFLTQWYSHSERGSWWSTFNVSHNVGAFIIPWITGACLYYFGWRYAMYVPGLICIMGGVFLINRLRDTPQSLGLPPIEKYRNDYGTQGMERSEEAQLSTKQILVDYIFKNKYLWMLGFAYFFVYIVRTGVNDWTALFLRDEKGYSVIGASGCASMFEVGGFFGSLAAGWGSDRLFNARRGPINVIFALASVVALIAFWHVPQGYPWVDSAAVFLIGFAVFGPQMMIGIAAAELSHKNAASTSTGFVGTFAYLGAAVAGYPLGKVADDWGWDGFFYFMSICCFISVLLLLPMWGITENKKAKKAKTRMAT; from the coding sequence GTGAGCAAAATCTTTAGCCTATTGAAACCTGCACCTTACTTAGAAGAAATTCAGGATAAGGAGGAGGTGGGTAATCTTTATCATTATTGGAGATTGCGAATCCTTTACTCCATGTTTGTAGGATACGCTCTTTACTATTTTACCCGAAAAAGTTTTACATTTGCTATGCCTGGTCTTATGGCCGACCTTGGTTTTGAAAAGAGTGAACTCGGTCTCTTGGCTAGTATTTTTTCGATTACTTACGGTGTGAGTAAATTTGCTAGCGGGATTGTCTCTGACCAGTCGAACCCGCGTTATTTTATGGCTATTGGTCTTTTCTTAACAGGATTATTAAATATATTTTTTGGTTTTTCCTCATCTTTAATTTTGTTTTCCATTTTTTGGGGCTTGAATGGTTGGTTTCAAGGTTTTGGCTGGCCAGCGTGTGCCCGTTTCCTAACACAATGGTATTCTCATTCAGAGCGGGGCTCTTGGTGGTCGACCTTTAATGTCTCTCACAATGTTGGAGCATTTATCATTCCTTGGATTACAGGGGCATGTTTGTACTATTTTGGCTGGCGCTATGCTATGTATGTTCCTGGCCTTATTTGCATCATGGGTGGCGTGTTTCTTATTAATAGATTGAGAGATACACCTCAGTCTCTTGGACTACCGCCTATTGAAAAATACCGTAATGATTACGGGACACAAGGGATGGAAAGAAGCGAGGAGGCGCAGCTTTCAACAAAACAAATTTTAGTCGATTATATTTTCAAGAATAAATACCTTTGGATGCTGGGTTTTGCATATTTTTTCGTCTATATTGTTAGGACGGGCGTTAACGATTGGACAGCTTTATTTTTGAGAGACGAGAAAGGATATAGTGTTATCGGTGCTAGTGGTTGCGCCTCCATGTTTGAAGTAGGTGGTTTTTTTGGAAGCCTTGCTGCTGGTTGGGGCTCCGATCGCCTTTTTAACGCTAGAAGAGGCCCGATTAATGTTATTTTTGCCTTGGCCTCGGTTGTGGCACTCATTGCTTTTTGGCATGTCCCACAGGGATATCCATGGGTAGACTCCGCAGCTGTGTTTCTAATCGGTTTCGCTGTTTTTGGTCCCCAAATGATGATCGGAATAGCTGCTGCAGAGTTATCCCATAAAAATGCTGCATCCACATCAACAGGTTTTGTGGGAACTTTTGCTTACCTGGGCGCCGCAGTGGCTGGTTATCCTTTAGGTAAGGTAGCAGATGATTGGGGCTGGGATGGTTTTTTCTACTTTATGTCTATTTGCTGCTTTATATCAGTCCTCTTACTTCTGCCGATGTGGGGAATTACAGAAAATAAAAAGGCAAAAAAAGCAAAAACGCGCATGGCTACCTAA